The Gemmatimonadota bacterium genome segment AACTGAAGAAGAGATTGTTGACGACCCCATTTTAGATGACTGGAAAAAGGATGAATTACCCGGGGAATCCAAGCCCGAGATCGCCGCAGATATCGATGAACTATTAGAGAAGCACACAAAAGAGACAGTTGCTGACCCCATTCCAGATATGGCACGGGGTGAGCGAGAAAAAGTCGAATTGCCTGAAGTGGAATTTGAAATAGTAGATGAAACACCTGAGCCAGAACCAGAACCCGTTCCTTCAAAACCGAAAAAGAAAAAGAAAATCAAGCGCAAGAAATCCTCGACATATTTACTGCCCAATCTGAAGTTGTTGGAAGACCCCCCTCCAGGTGATGGAATTATAGACCGCGAAACCCTGTTTAAAGGGGCACAGGTATTGGAGCAAAGCCTGAGCAATTTCGGCGTTCAGGGCAAAGTGGTGCAGGTCAATCCCGGACCTGTTATTACAACATACGAGGTTGTACCTCCCCCAGGCGTGAAAGTCAGCAAAATCGTCGGACTTGCAGACGATCTCGCCCTCGTGATGAAAGCGCAAAGCATTCGCATTCAGGCTCCCATTCCCGGAAAGGCTGCGGTCGGCATTGAAGTGCCCAACCCAGAACCTTCTACGGTCTTCTTAAAAGAAATTTTGGAATCGCGCGCATTTGAGCAGTCCGATTCAAAATTGATGCTCGGGTTCGGCAAAACAGCTTCGGGTGACCCCTATTGTGCCGATCTGGCAAAAATGCCGCATTTGTTAATTGCCGGCGCAACCGGGGCTGGTAAATCGGGGTGTATAAACGCGTTAATTTCCAGTATTTTGTTCCGCTGCACACCTGAAGAAGTGCGTTTTATTATGGTAGATCCCAAAATGCTGGAATTGTCAATTTACAACGATATTCCACATCTCCTGGCTCCTGTTGTCGTCGATCCCAAAGTGGCGTCGGGTGCGCTCAAATGGGCAGTATCAGAAATGGAGAACCGATATCGCACAATGGCGCAGTTTACAGCGCGCAATATTACTGATTTTAACGCCAAAATGGCGCGGCTGCGACAGGAAGCACCCACTGAGGAAGACCGCGATGAGATTCCCGATGCCTTGCCCTATATAATTGTGGTGATCGATGAATTGGCCGATTTGATGATGACTGCACCGAGCGATATTGAAAACTCACTGGCGCGATTGGCACAAATGGCCCGCGCTGTGGGCATCCATCTCATTATTGCAACCCAACGCCCCTCAGTGAATGTGATTACGGGGACGATCAAAGCCAATTTCCCAACGCGTATTGCATTCCGCGTGGCATCTAAGGTCGATTCGCGCACGATTATTGACGCCAATGGCGGTGAAAAACTTCTGGGGCGAGGTGATATGTTATTTTTGCCCCCAGGGCACCCCGAACCCATTCGCCTTCACGGAGCGTGGATCGATACCGAAGAAACCGAACAATTAGTGGCCTGGGTGAGCGATCAGGACGTCGAACTCGACAGAGTTGAATTTGAAGGCGAAAATAGCGATCTTTCTGTTGTCGATAACGAGCGCGATGCCCGGTTTGATGAGGCATTGCGATTGGTGGTTATCCACCAGCAGGGCTCGGCATCGCTCCTGCAGCGCCGGATGAAGGTCGGATACTCGCGGGCCGCCCGTCTTGTTGACGAACTCGAAGCCGCCGGTATTGTTGGCCCGTCCAATGGATCGAGTAAGGGGCGCGAAGTCCTCGTTGACGAAGACTATTTAGAAGAACTCGAGGAGTTGGATGTATGATGCGTAGAATGCACCACAGGCGTAGCCTGCAAGCCCTTCTCGCTATTCTAGGCATTCTATTTTGCACGAGAACTGTGCAGGCCGATACGCGCGGCTCAGAGGTAGTTGCGAAATTGCAAAAAAAATTTGCGGATCTCGAGACGCTTTCCGCTCACTTTGTCAAGCGACACTATTGGCGCGTGATGGATCAGCATCAAGAAATTAAAGGCAAATTGCTGGTTCAGCGCCCCGATCAGTTTCGGATGGATTCAGATGTACAGGTAGTGGTGAGCGATGGCAAAACCGTGTGGCACTATGCGCCTGCCAATGCCCAGGTGTTGGTGAGCGATTACACAGCGATGGAAAATGATCGAAACTATGAAAAATTGTTATTTGATCTGATTTTTTGGGGTGGGTACGACGAAAATTATGTGCCCGTTTATGTGGGAGAAGAAAAGATCCATCGCAAAACGTGTTACGCGGTCGATCTATTGGCAAAAAAAGAAGATACGTATATCCATAAAATTCGCCTATGGATAGACAAACGACTCTACCTGGTGCGGCAAGTGGAATATCGCAATATCCACGAAGATGTGACAACATTTTTGTTGTCGGATTTGAAGGTGAATAAAAAAGCCAGGCCCGATCAATTTACATTTCACGTACCCAGCGGAGTGGAATTGATCGATTTGCGTTGATCATAACCGAAAGGAACAAATAATGGCCGTGGAAATTCAGGTGCGTGAAATGCAAGACGCGCTATCCGATTATAGCGCGCGCGTAGATAAACTCGGGAGGTATCTTTGACCTCGATCAAAGACGGGCAAAAATTGCCGAATTTGAAAAACTCATGGAAGCACCGAATTTCTGGAATGATCGCGAAAATGCACAGCGGATTATCGACGCCTGTAATGCGGAAAAATACTGGGTTGAAAGTTGGGAAAATTTAAATGAGCAAGTGGGCGATTTGGATCTGCTTTTTCAATTGGCGTGCGAAGAAGGCGATGCCGAATCTCTGTCGGAAGTCGCCGCTGAAGTACCCGGGATTGGCGCAGCTTTAGACGCACTTGAATTGCAGCATATGTTGGGCGATCGAGAAGATCGCAACGACGCGATATTGACCATTCATCCGGGTGCTGGGGGCACCGAAGCAGCAGACTGGGCGCAAATGTTGATGCGTATGTACATGCGGTGGGCCGACCGGCGCGGGTTTCAGACCAATGTCCTGGACACACTTCCCGGCGAAACGGCCGGGATTAAGAGCGCGACAATTGAAGTGAAGGGCGATTATGCCTTTGGCTATCTCAAGTCTGAATCTGGTGTACACAGACTGGTGCGGATTTCTCCTTATGATTCCAACAATCGTCGCCACACATCATTTGCATCCGTTTTTGTCTATCCCGACGCCGAAGGCGATATCGAGGTGGAGATCAATCCCAATGATTTGAAAGTAGATACCTATCGCGCTGGGGGTGCCGGTGGACAACACGTGAACAAAACCGATTCTGCAGTGCGTATTACCCACGAACCCACGGGGATTGTGGTGCAATGCCAGAACGAGCGATCCCAACACAAGAACCGCAATACGGCCATGAAAATTCTCAAGGCGCGATTGTATCAACACATGCGGGAAGAAGAAGACAAGAAACGCGCTGAACTCGAAAGCACAAAAAAACGCATTGAATGGGGCAGTCAAATCCGCAATTACGTTTTTCAGCCCTATCAGATGGTGAAAGATGCCCGAACGGGCTTTGAGACATCGGATGTTTCGGGGGTTATAGACGGCGATCTCGACCCATTTATCCGCGCATATTTACTATCGTCGCGCACCGCGTGAACTGAGTTTTATTCGGTAATCTCAGGCGGGCAACGCGCTTGACTTGAATATGCATATTGGTTATAGTTTTAATATCCTTATATAACATTTAATCTTTATAGATATTTAGAGGGGTTGGGAGGCTCCTGTCTTGACTCGGGTTGTGGGACAAACGCCAGAATCACAATTGATCGAACAGCGCCTGCAAAAACTCGACGCCATTCGAGATTTGGGCATTGAGCCTTATCCGTATCGCTTTGAGCCCACGCACTATTCCGCGGATATTGTCGCGTCTTTTGATGCGCTGAGCGCATCGGGCGACGAGGTGCGGGTTGCCGGTCGATTGATTGTCACGCGCGGCCATGGCAAAGCGGCCTTTGCCGATTTGAGGGATGCCGTGGGCCGTCTGCAAATTTACGTGCGGCTCGACAATGTTGGCGATGATGCTTTCGCGCTGTGGAAGTTGCTGGATATCGGCGATTTTATCGGCGTATCTGGCCGCGTTTTTAAGACGCGCACGGGTCAAATATCCATTCAGGTTCAAACGCTCGCGCTGTTGACCAAAGCCATTCGTCCACTACCTGTTCCCAAAGAAGAAATACGCGATGGCGAGCGCGTAGTACACGATCAATTTAGCGACAAAGAACTGAGATATCGCCGTCGTTATCTGGACCTGGCACTCAATCCCGATGTGCAGGCGGTGTTTCGCAAGCGCAGTGCAGTCGTATCTGCGATTCGCGAATTTTTAGATGCACGCGGTTTTCTCGAAGTAGAAACACCGGTGTTACAGCCGCTCTATGGAGGGGCTTCGGCCCGTCCTTTTGTGACGCATCACAACGTGCTGGACATACCGCTGTACCTGCGGATATCCGATGAATTATATCTCAAGCGTTTGATCGTGGGTGGGCTTGAGCGAGTGTATGAAATCGGCAAAAATTTTCGCAATGAGGGCATCGATCGAACTCATAACCCCGAGTTTTCAATGCTCGAATTGTATCAGGCCTACGCCGACTATTCAGACATGATGGCAATAGCCGAGGCACTCTACGCCTCTGTGGCCGCAAAGGTAAATGGCGCAACAACGCTCGAATACCAGGGTCGAGAAATTGATCTCACCCCCCCCTGGCCACGCATTCCCATGCTCGACGCCATAGAGAAATACAGCGGTATTGATGTGGCGCGCTCCTCAGACGCCGACCTGCGTACTGCATGCAAGCGCTTTGATTCCGATATCGAACCGAATGCAGAGCGCGGCTTGCTGATCAATGCGTTGTTCGAAGCGTGTGTCGAGCCCGAATTGATTCAACCGACCTTTATTACTGACTATCCCATTGCGGTGTCTCCCCTGGCCAAACGCCATCGTACTAAAAAAGACCTCACCGAGCGGTTTGAATTTTTTATCAATGGTTGGGAAGCGGGCAACGCGTTTTCCGAACTGAATGATCCGATTGATCAGCGGCAGCGGTTTGCGCATCAAAAAACCTTACGCGACCAAGGCGACGACGAGGCTCAGATTCTCGATGAAGATTTTTTAATGGCCCTGGAACACGGGATGCCACCGACGGGTGGGTTGGGCATTGGTGTTGATCGAATGGTGATGTTGCTCGCAGACGCGCCTTCGATTCGAGACGCAATTTTGTTTCCTCACATGCGCCCTAAAGAGGGCCTTGAAGACCATGGATGAGTTGCTGCGCGCAACAGGAGTTTGCAAGCACTATGTATTGGGGGATACCCATATTGAGGTACTGAAAGGGGTTGATCTCGGGGTTGATCTCGGCGAAATTGTAGCAGTGGTTGGTGCTTCGGGCGTAGGAAAGAGTACTTTGTTGCACATTATGGGCGGGTTAGACCATCCGGCTTCGGGGACAATTGTCATCAATGGCGTCGATATATTTGCCCTGTCAGATACTGATCGCGCCAAATTTCGCAATCGCCAGATCGGATTTGTTTTTCAGTTTCACCACTTGTTGCGCGATTTTACTGCGCTTGAAAATGTGATGATGCCCCTGATGATTGCCGGTGTTTCGCACGATGAAGCGCGAGGACCCGCGCAAAAACTACTCTGTGATATCGGTCTGGAACAGCGGCTTGCACATTTGCCTTCCGAACTTTCTGGCGGGGAAGCACAGCGCGTTGCTGTTGCACGGGCATTGGTGACGCAACCCGCTGTTGTTCTGGCCGACGAACCTTCTGGCAATCTCGATGTGGCGCGCAGTGCAGAGCTTCACGCATTAATTTGGGAACTCGCCAGAACCCGACACCAAACGTGCATTATCGTAACACACGACCAGCATTTGGCTGCTCGCGCTGATCGGGTGGTCGAGATGGAAGACGGTCGTCTCGTTGCCTAAATAACAAAGCTGTGGGGCTAAAAGAAACAGGGTTGAGTTTTTCTTTATAAGCTGTTATAATGGAATCAAAACCAAGCTTCGCCAGATTTCTCGTTAGGCGAGAGGAGTATTCAATGCAGAACAGTATGTTTTCAGACCAGGTGAAGCAGGTCATGCAACTCGCTCGCGAAGAAGCAGCGCGTCTGGGACACAATTATATCGGCACCGAGCATTTGCTGCTGGGCATCATACGCGGGGGCAAAAGTACGGCCGTTCAGGTGCTGACAAATCTGAACTTAAATCTCGAAAGCATCAAGCAATCCATCGACGATTTTGTCGCTTCTTCTGGCAGTTCAATGACGATGGGTGAAGTGCCTTTTACACCCCGAGCAAAACAGATTCTCGAAATTGCTGCTAATGAAGCCAAAGAAATGAAGAGCCGAGTTGTAAGAACCAGCCATCTGCTGTTGGCTCTGTTGAAAGATAAAGACGGGGTTGCCGCACAGATTTTGGTCACATTCGGCGTAGATCACAGAACCGCTAAAGAGGAGGTGATTGCCGTTTTGCAGGGAAAATCTTCGGGTAGTAAACGCGAAAAAAGAAAAAGCAAAACGCCTTTCCTCGATCATTTCGGACGCGATTTAACCGATCTGGCGCGGCAGGGCAAATTGGATCCAACCATTGGTCGCGATCGCGAAATCGAACGGGTGTCGCAGGTACTTGCCAGACGGAAAAAGAACAACCCGGTGCTTGTGGGCGAACCAGGCGTGGGTAAAACGCAGATCATCGAGGGATTGGCACAGCGCATTGTAGAACGGCGTGTCCCACAAATTTTGCTGGACAAGCGCGTAGTCACGCTCGATATGGGCGGCATTGTCGCGGGCACAAAATACCGAGGGCAGTTTGAAGCCAGAATGTGATCATTTTTATCGATGAATTGCACACCATTGTCGGTGCCGGCAGTGCCGAAGGTACTCTGGATGCATCCAATATGTTTAAGCCCTCACTTTCCCGCGGCGAATTGCAGTGCATTGGTGCAACAACCTTAGACGAATATCGAAAATATATTGAAAAGGATGGTGCGCTCGAGCGGCGGTTCCAGACGATAGTGGTCGATGCCCCTTCAGTGGATGAGACCATTGAAATTCTCAAGGGATTAAAAGACAGTTATGAGACACATCACAAAGTATCGTTTTTACCTGAAGCTATCGAAGCAGCAGCGCAAATGGCCGATCGCTATATAAGCGATCGGCACTTGCCCGACAAGGCCATCGATGTGATCGATGAAACGGGAGCGCGGGTGCGATTGTCTCGCCTCAATCCCCCCGAAGAGATCAAAGAAATCGAGATGGCTATTGGTGAGATTACGCGAAAAAAAGATATGGCTGCCGAAAATCAGCAATTTGAAGAGGCGGCAAGATTGCGCGACCGCGAGAGAGAACTCAAAAACGAACTCGAAAATATGCGCCAGGCGTGGGAAGTACAGGTGACAGATGATGTAGTCGAAGTGACAGAAGAACACATTGCCGAAGTGATTTCGAGCATGACGGGCATTCCCGTGTTTCGACTGGCACAGGCCGAGTCCGAAAGACTGATCAACATGGCGTCCGAGTTACAAAAGCGAGTGATCGGTCAAGAGGAAGCGGTTTCTACGGTATGTCGCTCCATTCGGCGCACGCGTGCAGGTCTCAAAGATCCCAATCGCCCAATCGGCACGTTTTTGTTCCTGGGCCCCACGGGTATTGGCAAAACGTATTTAGCGCAAGCACTGGCGCAGTATCTATTTGACGATGAAGATGCACTCGTAACCGTAGATATGTCGGAATATATGGAAAAATTCGCGGTATCTCGGCTCGTTGGTGCACCACCGGGTTATGTGGGATACGATGAGGGCGGACAGCTAACGGAGAAAGTGCGCCGGCGCCCCTATTCGGTGGTTTTGCTCGATGAAATTGAAAAGGCCCATCCCGATGTCTTCAATATCCTCTTGCAGGTGTTGGATGAAGGGCGTTTGACAGATAGTTTTGGGCGCAAGGTAAATTTCAAAAATACCATTTTGATCATGACATCCAATCTGGGAACCAGAGATCTGCAAAAGGCAGGTGGTTTGGGATTTGGTCGGTCAGACAAAAAATCGATTCGCGAAAAAATGGAAGAGCGCATCAACGAAGAAGTCAAAAAGACGTTTAATCCCGAGTTTATCAATCGCCTGGATGAAACGGTGATTTTCAATCCGCTGGATCGAAAGGAAATTATTCAGATCGTCGATATTGAGCTTGAAAAAATTCTCACGCGCGTTGCAGAACGCGATATCGAAGTACGCCTCACACAGGGAGCCAAGAGTTTGATCGCCGAAAAGGGCTATGATCCGACGTATGGCGCGCGACATCTGCGGCGCACCATTCAAAAGATGATTGAAGATCCCCTGGCCGAAGAGATCATTATGGGCCACTTTGCCGATGGCTGCAAGGTTCGGGTGAGCAAAAAAGGCGATACGCTCAGCTTTGAGGGCGATTCTGTCGCGAAAGAAGAACCGAAAGAAACGACCGAAGTCCAGATGAGTAAAAAAGACAGTAATCTCAACATGGCGGATGAGAGCGGAGAGGGTAATCTCGATGAAAAAGTTAAAGATCAGGACAAATCGGGAGATCCTGTCGGCGAAGAAGAAGTAGTAAACAAGGACAAAGCATGATCGTGAAGGTGCAGTCAATACCCAAACGGCCCGGGCAGCAGTCCGGGCTGTTTGTCGTACAGTCGGAACATTTTTTTGTATTGGGCGTTTGAGGCTTACAAAGTCCCAATAATCTATTTTCAGATAGGTATTTCGCAACGTGAAAAAAGTTTGTACATACAGTTTTTTGGTCATCATTGCACTATTGGGCGGGCGCTCAGGCGCTCAAGAAGGCCCGGTGATTCAAGAGATCCGCATTCGAGGCAATGATTGGGTCGAGACTTCTTTTATCGAGTCTCAGAGCGGTTTATTCAAAGGGCAGAATCTGGCGGAAGGCGAAGCCGCGCGGGTAATTCGCAATCTCTACAAAAGCGGTTTGTTTTCCGATATCAAAATTTCTATAGATCGAGTGCCAGGCGGTGTAGCCGTTATTATTGATTTGAAAACCGTGCCGCGTCTGGGTGAGGTGGTTTTTAAGGGCAATCGCTCAATAAAGGACAAAACACTAAAACGCGAATTGGAATTGACTAAAGGCCAGTTGATACAGCTGCGAGAAAAAAAGAGAGCGGTCAATAAGCTGGTAGCGCTCTATCGGAAAAAAGGCTATTTACTCGCCTCAGTGGATGTACAAGAAGAGGCGGTTGATGAAGATGGGAGATTGCCACTGACCTTTGAAATTCACGAAGGCGAAAAAGTCAATTTGAAAAAAATCCGTTTTCACGGCAACACGGCATTAACCGGAAAACAACTGCGCAAGCAGATGAAAGAAACCAAACAAGACGGCTGGTGGTTTGGAGGAGGCAAATACAGCGAGGAAACCTATCCCGACGATAAAGAATTGGTTTTGGCCTTTTACCGACAAAACGGATATCGGGAAGCAGCAATTGTATCCGATAGTTTGTCATATGGCCCTGATAAAAAAAATATGTATCTCGATATCACCATCGAAGAAGGGCCGCTTTATCGCTTTGGCGCAGTGAGTTGGTCGGGCAATGAGAAAATCACAGATGCGGGTTTTTCTCACTTTATTGTGGTCGATTCGGGCGCGGTTTACAACGAGGAGCGCGTCTTAAAATCGCGAGAGCAGTTGCAAAATGCCTATATGGACATCGGACATATAGGCGCGCAGATTTTTCCGCAACAAAACCCCATTGCAGGTCACGTCGTCAATGTGCATTTTGATGTGGTCGAAAAAGATCCGTGGACAATTCGCAAAATTTTGATTACGGGCAATACCAAAACCAAAGACCGCGTGATTCGACGCGAATTGCGCGTGCGTCCGGGCGATACGTTTAGCCGCGCCCTTTTGGAGCGCAGCGTGCGCGAAGTCATGCAACTCAACTTTTTTACCAATGTTTTGCCCGAGCCTATTGCTGTAGAAGAAACATCTGAGATCGACCTCGAGTTCACCATAGAAGAAAAGTCAACGGGCACGGCGTCTATCGGGGCAGGGTATAGCGAACGCGACAAGCTGATTGGCACCATTGGGTTGCAAATTCCCAATTTTAGAGGCAATGGACAACAACTCGATTTCCAGTGGGAGTTTGGATCGCGCCGCGAAACCTTTAGCATTGGGTTTACCGAACCGTGGTTCCGCAACACCCCCACGAGTATATCCGCATCGCTATTCCGAAGCACCATACGACTGGCAACTTATGGTGTGGCTGACTTTGATCAGCGCACAGAAGGCGGTGCATTTCGCCTCGGACGCAGGCTGCGCTGGCCCGATTATTCGCGCATTTCTGGAGGATATCGCCTCGAGAAGGTAGCTTTTATCAATTTTACCGACACTACAGATGTAAACAATCCCTTTTACGAAGACAATGTGACCAGCAGCATCAGTGCAAACTTGACCCGCGACAGCCGCGATTTGCCGATCTTTCCCACATCGGGTAGCGTGATCTCTTATTCGCCTGCACTGGCCGGTGGATTTTTGGGCGGAAATAGAGATTTTCACAAGCACGATATTGTCACGAGTTTTTACTTCCCCATATTCTGGCGATTGGCCTTAAATGTGCGGTCGCAATTGGGCTTTGTCGCCAGTTATGGCACCGAGCGCGTTCCGTACCAGGAATTGTACCTGCCGGGCGGCGTTGATATTTTTGAAGGCACCATGTTGCGCGGTTATCCCGACCGCTCAATTGGTCCTCGTAATATTGGGGGAGAGCCGATTGGGGGTGTCGCGCAGTTGTTGTTCAACGCAGAGATCAGCATTCCCATTGTGCCCAATCAGTTTTATGGCCTCATTTTTGCCGATGCGGGCAATGCCTGGGAAAATCTGGATCGGATCAGCTTGACGGATATGCGTCGATCAGCTGGTTTTGGCATTCGGATTGTAGCACCTGTGGTGGGTATTATGGGATTTGATTTTGCATGGGGGTTTGACCGTCGGCGTGTCGATGGTCAGTCCGTACAAATGATGACGCATTTCCAATTCGGCCCGCAATTTTATTAGCAGTCATACTCCTCCTTTGCCCATGGATGGCAAGGGAGGGCCAAAAGCACTATTCACGGAGGGATTTTTGATGACACGCTACCGCTTACTTTACGTCGCGCTATCTCTGGCACTAACTGGAATAGCCAGTACTGCTGGCGCAGAGCTAAAGCTGGGGTATATTGATTCGCAGAAAATTCTGGATCAGTACAAGCCCTATCAAGATGCTTTAAGAGAATATAGCCGTTACGAAGACGAACTCCAGCGCAAGATGAGCACCATGCAAAACGATCTTGCCAAAATGCAGGATACCTATGAACGCCAATCCCTGCTTTTGAGTGACAAACGCAAACAAGAAGAGCAGCAGGCCATTGTGAAAAAACAGCAGGAACTACAGCGGTTTGTGCAAGACACGACCTCGCCACAAGGCAGTCTTGC includes the following:
- a CDS encoding DNA translocase FtsK: MEQSSKALPETPEDQLRLPFQILGICLIALALLIALSLLSHSPEDPPNSTRPNELAQNLVGWLGAHVSYHLLFSVGYGAYALIVLVLVWGWNRLRMSSVRSFVMHSIILFSLMVIYCGATGVLFWERPTMAWKLGGGLGFMLSSSLLVPYLGIVGSYISLATLFVVLLMVATDIPFNRIPEWTFWKKRAEESDNNGTPIEVARDEDIEQIEDIEQKKNITEEEIVDDPILDDWKKDELPGESKPEIAADIDELLEKHTKETVADPIPDMARGEREKVELPEVEFEIVDETPEPEPEPVPSKPKKKKKIKRKKSSTYLLPNLKLLEDPPPGDGIIDRETLFKGAQVLEQSLSNFGVQGKVVQVNPGPVITTYEVVPPPGVKVSKIVGLADDLALVMKAQSIRIQAPIPGKAAVGIEVPNPEPSTVFLKEILESRAFEQSDSKLMLGFGKTASGDPYCADLAKMPHLLIAGATGAGKSGCINALISSILFRCTPEEVRFIMVDPKMLELSIYNDIPHLLAPVVVDPKVASGALKWAVSEMENRYRTMAQFTARNITDFNAKMARLRQEAPTEEDRDEIPDALPYIIVVIDELADLMMTAPSDIENSLARLAQMARAVGIHLIIATQRPSVNVITGTIKANFPTRIAFRVASKVDSRTIIDANGGEKLLGRGDMLFLPPGHPEPIRLHGAWIDTEETEQLVAWVSDQDVELDRVEFEGENSDLSVVDNERDARFDEALRLVVIHQQGSASLLQRRMKVGYSRAARLVDELEAAGIVGPSNGSSKGREVLVDEDYLEELEELDV
- a CDS encoding outer membrane lipoprotein carrier protein LolA, with translation MMRRMHHRRSLQALLAILGILFCTRTVQADTRGSEVVAKLQKKFADLETLSAHFVKRHYWRVMDQHQEIKGKLLVQRPDQFRMDSDVQVVVSDGKTVWHYAPANAQVLVSDYTAMENDRNYEKLLFDLIFWGGYDENYVPVYVGEEKIHRKTCYAVDLLAKKEDTYIHKIRLWIDKRLYLVRQVEYRNIHEDVTTFLLSDLKVNKKARPDQFTFHVPSGVELIDLR
- the prfB gene encoding peptide chain release factor 2 (programmed frameshift), which gives rise to MQDALSDYSARVDKLGRYLDLDQRRAKIAEFEKLMEAPNFWNDRENAQRIIDACNAEKYWVESWENLNEQVGDLDLLFQLACEEGDAESLSEVAAEVPGIGAALDALELQHMLGDREDRNDAILTIHPGAGGTEAADWAQMLMRMYMRWADRRGFQTNVLDTLPGETAGIKSATIEVKGDYAFGYLKSESGVHRLVRISPYDSNNRRHTSFASVFVYPDAEGDIEVEINPNDLKVDTYRAGGAGGQHVNKTDSAVRITHEPTGIVVQCQNERSQHKNRNTAMKILKARLYQHMREEEDKKRAELESTKKRIEWGSQIRNYVFQPYQMVKDARTGFETSDVSGVIDGDLDPFIRAYLLSSRTA
- the lysS gene encoding lysine--tRNA ligase, with translation MTRVVGQTPESQLIEQRLQKLDAIRDLGIEPYPYRFEPTHYSADIVASFDALSASGDEVRVAGRLIVTRGHGKAAFADLRDAVGRLQIYVRLDNVGDDAFALWKLLDIGDFIGVSGRVFKTRTGQISIQVQTLALLTKAIRPLPVPKEEIRDGERVVHDQFSDKELRYRRRYLDLALNPDVQAVFRKRSAVVSAIREFLDARGFLEVETPVLQPLYGGASARPFVTHHNVLDIPLYLRISDELYLKRLIVGGLERVYEIGKNFRNEGIDRTHNPEFSMLELYQAYADYSDMMAIAEALYASVAAKVNGATTLEYQGREIDLTPPWPRIPMLDAIEKYSGIDVARSSDADLRTACKRFDSDIEPNAERGLLINALFEACVEPELIQPTFITDYPIAVSPLAKRHRTKKDLTERFEFFINGWEAGNAFSELNDPIDQRQRFAHQKTLRDQGDDEAQILDEDFLMALEHGMPPTGGLGIGVDRMVMLLADAPSIRDAILFPHMRPKEGLEDHG
- a CDS encoding ABC transporter ATP-binding protein, which translates into the protein MDELLRATGVCKHYVLGDTHIEVLKGVDLGVDLGEIVAVVGASGVGKSTLLHIMGGLDHPASGTIVINGVDIFALSDTDRAKFRNRQIGFVFQFHHLLRDFTALENVMMPLMIAGVSHDEARGPAQKLLCDIGLEQRLAHLPSELSGGEAQRVAVARALVTQPAVVLADEPSGNLDVARSAELHALIWELARTRHQTCIIVTHDQHLAARADRVVEMEDGRLVA
- the bamA gene encoding outer membrane protein assembly factor BamA: MKKVCTYSFLVIIALLGGRSGAQEGPVIQEIRIRGNDWVETSFIESQSGLFKGQNLAEGEAARVIRNLYKSGLFSDIKISIDRVPGGVAVIIDLKTVPRLGEVVFKGNRSIKDKTLKRELELTKGQLIQLREKKRAVNKLVALYRKKGYLLASVDVQEEAVDEDGRLPLTFEIHEGEKVNLKKIRFHGNTALTGKQLRKQMKETKQDGWWFGGGKYSEETYPDDKELVLAFYRQNGYREAAIVSDSLSYGPDKKNMYLDITIEEGPLYRFGAVSWSGNEKITDAGFSHFIVVDSGAVYNEERVLKSREQLQNAYMDIGHIGAQIFPQQNPIAGHVVNVHFDVVEKDPWTIRKILITGNTKTKDRVIRRELRVRPGDTFSRALLERSVREVMQLNFFTNVLPEPIAVEETSEIDLEFTIEEKSTGTASIGAGYSERDKLIGTIGLQIPNFRGNGQQLDFQWEFGSRRETFSIGFTEPWFRNTPTSISASLFRSTIRLATYGVADFDQRTEGGAFRLGRRLRWPDYSRISGGYRLEKVAFINFTDTTDVNNPFYEDNVTSSISANLTRDSRDLPIFPTSGSVISYSPALAGGFLGGNRDFHKHDIVTSFYFPIFWRLALNVRSQLGFVASYGTERVPYQELYLPGGVDIFEGTMLRGYPDRSIGPRNIGGEPIGGVAQLLFNAEISIPIVPNQFYGLIFADAGNAWENLDRISLTDMRRSAGFGIRIVAPVVGIMGFDFAWGFDRRRVDGQSVQMMTHFQFGPQFY
- a CDS encoding OmpH family outer membrane protein, which produces MTRYRLLYVALSLALTGIASTAGAELKLGYIDSQKILDQYKPYQDALREYSRYEDELQRKMSTMQNDLAKMQDTYERQSLLLSDKRKQEEQQAIVKKQQELQRFVQDTTSPQGSLARKTAELSEPIIQTVNAIIKQVAEDEGFDFVLNSTALAYAKEAHDLTDKVLEALAKDLEARAKTEGP